In Magnolia sinica isolate HGM2019 chromosome 12, MsV1, whole genome shotgun sequence, a single genomic region encodes these proteins:
- the LOC131220127 gene encoding probable disease resistance protein At4g27220 has product MGLNQLPEEGMWESTKRASFIQNKIRRLPDRMVGCSQLSTLHLQSNPLKEILEGFFTGLQALRVLNLSETSIRSLPLSLTELRQLRAIFLRDCTFLSELPPMGRLTELQTLDLSGTQISELPSEIGQLDKLKQLYLSRTLNLERIKAGTVSRLSILEVFDVSLSAYIWDVKQKADEGRSTIEELSSLRFLSVLYIRIHSIACLALDFSWLKWLRRFHICIGPRTYVSKYSPMWNNERSTIMSGVDLSGKGADVLLSSTTALVLGSCKGLNSISGLVQKSNFNLATLKLVRIADCRGITSVIKGEDVHGSILPNLEELDLVWLGNLTCIWEGVVPNGKSLRKLRALRVGGCPLTSLIAYDLLPQLENLEKIKVSSCYNMWAIFEEKEVEVTKLNGESLGKLRTTKVDNCKPLKSLISYDLLQQLKNLEEIKVRDCSQMEEIVTTKEVADGQASDIIREEGNAIPRLGILKLFSLKELIHVCKEALPWQHIEVSDCPMLQKDSQSVARPSFLEDIHRFLIPNGE; this is encoded by the coding sequence ATGGGATTGAATCAGCTGCCAGAGGAAGGCATGTGGGAATCGACGAAGAGAGCTTCATTCATCCAAAACAAGATAAGAAGGTTGCCAGATCGCATGGTGGGATGCTCTCAGCTATCAACTTTGCATTTACAAAGCAATCCTCTCAAAGAAATCCTAGAAGGATTCTTTACAGGGTTGCAAGCACTTAGAGTCTTGAATTTAAGTGAGACTTCCATAAGATCATTGCCACTTTCTCTTACAGAACTGAGACAGCTTCGTGCAATTTTTCTAAGAGATTGCACTTTTCTATCAGAGTTACCACCAATGGGACGACTCACGGAACTCCAAACACTTGATCTCTCTGGCACCCAAATCAGCGAACTGCCTAGTGAGATAGGACAATTGGATAAACTAAAGCAATTGTATCTATCTCGCACACTCAATTTAGAAAGAATTAAGGCCGGTACAGTATCAAGGCTGTCCATTTTGGAGGTATTCGACGTGTCTTTGAGTGCTTACATCTGGGATGTCAAACAGAAGGCTGATGAGGGAAGATCAACGATTGAGGAACTGTCATCTCTCAGGTTCTTGTCTGTTCTTTACATCAGGATACACAGCATTGCTTGTCTTGCCTTAGATTTCAGTTGGTTGAAATGGTTGAGAAGATTCCACATATGCATTGGTCCAAGAACCTACGTTTCGAAATACTCGCCAATGTGGAACAATGAAAGAAGCACAATTATGAGCGGTGTTGATCTCTCAGGGAAAGGGGCTGACGTGTTGTTGAGCAGCACAACTGCACTAGTGTTGGGTTCATGTAAGGGCCTAAACAGCATATCTGGATTAGTTCAGAAGAGCAATTTCAATCTTGCAACCCTAAAATTAGTTCGGATTGCAGATTGTCGTGGGATCACCAGTGTAATAAAAGGAGAAGATGTACACGGTAGCATATTACCAAATTTGGAGGAACTGGACCTGGTTTGGCTCGGGAACTTGACTTGCATTTGGGAAGGAGTGGTTCCGAATGGAAAAAGCCTCAGGAAATTAAGGGCATTGCGAGTGGGTGGCTGTCCATTGACTAGTCTTATTGCTTATGATCTTCTTCCACAGCTGGAAAACCTTGAAAAGATCAAGGTAAGCTCCTGTTATAACATGTGGGCGATATTTGAAGAAAAGGAGGTTGAAGTAACGAAACTTAATGGAGAAAGCCTTGGGAAATTAAGAACCACAAAAGTGGACAATTGTAAGCCGTTGAAAAGTCTCATCTCCTATGATCTTCTTCAGCAATTAAAGAACCTTGAAGAGATCAAGGTAAGAGACTGTTCTCAGATGGAGGAGATAGTCACAACCAAGGAGGTGGCAGATGGACAAGCATCGGATATCATCAGGGAAGAGGGAAATGCAATTCCAAGGCTAGGGATTTTGAAACTCTTTAGCCTTAAAGAATTAATACATGTTTGCAAGGAGGCACTGCCATGGCAGCATATTGAAGTGAGTGATTGCCCAATGTTACAAAAGGATTCTCAGTCTGTCGCTCGTCCCAGTTTCTTGGAAGATATTCACAGGTTCTTAATTCCAAATGGGGAATGA
- the LOC131220125 gene encoding disease resistance protein At4g27190-like: protein MKRPVNLKTTINEELESADKEGRLPIAEVKEWLKDVEEIQIKVNLIEEEVTSNEENLRGCGLNCCMRYRLSKEAVEKLVDVKEAIDSANFPMGMVVRNPRARAVEEIPVAPIMGQRAALDTLEWILELVVDERVGYIGIWGMGGVGKTTLVKNLNNMLECSSSAQAFDVIIWVTVSKDSNMKRVQSQVAKRLNVRMRRGETIQELAIRLFAELKGKKFLLILDDVWEKIDLDALGIPHGEGHKGFKIILTTRSLDVCRGMKTDKDIRVEVLSDEEAWTLFCQNAGDMTDLVRVGDLARAVARECSGLPLAIITVGRAMRGKTRIKLWKHALEEL from the coding sequence ATGAAACGACCTGTGAATCTGAAAACCACCATAAATGAAGAGCTTGAATCCGCCGATAAAGAAGGGAGGCTACCAATTGCGGAAGTTAAAGAGTGGTTGAAAGATGTCGAAGAAATCCAGATCAAAGTGAATTTGATAGAGGAAGAAGTCACatcaaatgaagaaaatctaCGTGGGTGTGGGCTAAATTGTTGTATGcgatatagattgagcaaagaaGCGGTGGAAAAGCTCGTGGATGTGAAAGAAGCTATAGATTCAGCTAATTTTCCAATGGGGATGGTGGTGAGGAATCCCAGAGCACGGGCAGTTGAGGAGATCCCGGTTGCACCAATCATGGGTCAGAGAGCGGCACTTGATACACTAGAATGGATTTTGGAGCTTGTGGTGGATGAACGAGTCGGATATATTGGGATATGGGGTATGGGAGGAGTAGGCAAGACTACTCTAGTAAAAAACTTGAACAACATGCTTGAATGCTCTTCCTCAGCTCAAGCTTTTGATGTTATCATATGGGTGACGGTATCAAAGGACTCCAACATGAAGAGGGTTCAATCGCAGGTCGCTAAAAGATTGAACGTGAGGATGAGAAGGGGAGAAACCATACAGGAACTTGCTATTCGGTTGTTCGCAGAATTGAAGGGGAAGAAATTCCTCTTGATTCTCGATGATGTCTGGGAGAAAATCGATCTGGATGCATTGGGTATACCACATGGGGAAGGTCACAAAGGTTTTAAGATCATATTGACCACTCGATCTCTTGATGTGTGTAGGGGGATGAAGACGGATAAAGACATCAGGGTGGAAGTTCTTAGCGACGAAGAAGCTTGGACGTTGTTTTGCCAAAATGCAGGAGACATGACTGATTTGGTCAGGGTAGGAGATCTTGCAAGAGCTGTTGCTAGAGAATGTAGTGGTTTGCCACTGGCGATCATCACTGTAGGGAGGGCTATGAGGGGGAAGACGAGGATCAAGTTGTGGAAGCATGCTTTGGAAGAACTGTGA